One Deinococcus sp. LM3 genomic region harbors:
- a CDS encoding S66 peptidase family protein — protein sequence MTVPDPASLVPLSVQRGFVRPSRLGPGSRVAALSLSSGFVTEVMNRYRAGVGQVTREFGWEVVAAPNALRGPEFLADNPQARADDLHWALQSPDIDGMVSIIGGDDSVRLLPHLRPDLIRAHPKAFLGFSDSTVTLTQFLRAGVMAYHGPALLTDLAENGGMHPFTVQGLRRALVDPPAPFDLEAAPEWTQGGPDWADEAAQEVPRTFRPGDGWVWLQGEAPAQGHLLGGCLEVLDMLNGTPGWPEPALWRGAVLALETSNDVPPPHQVGYWLRNYAAQGILAGAAGLILARPRTYTPAMVEDLHGWVRRVLNETGRADMPVVANVDFGHTSPQLTLPLGAPARLDPQAGRVTVWP from the coding sequence ATGACCGTTCCCGATCCGGCGTCCCTGGTGCCTCTCTCCGTTCAGCGCGGGTTCGTGCGTCCGTCGCGCCTGGGGCCGGGGTCGCGGGTGGCGGCGCTGAGCCTGTCGAGCGGTTTTGTCACGGAGGTCATGAACCGCTACCGCGCCGGGGTGGGTCAGGTCACGCGTGAATTCGGGTGGGAGGTCGTGGCCGCCCCGAACGCCCTGCGCGGCCCGGAGTTCCTGGCGGACAACCCGCAGGCCCGCGCGGACGACCTGCACTGGGCGCTTCAGTCGCCGGACATAGACGGCATGGTCAGCATCATCGGCGGGGACGACAGCGTGCGCCTGCTGCCGCACCTGCGCCCGGACCTGATCCGCGCGCACCCGAAGGCATTCCTGGGCTTCAGCGACTCCACCGTGACCCTCACGCAGTTCCTGCGGGCGGGCGTCATGGCGTACCACGGCCCGGCCCTCCTGACCGACCTGGCCGAGAACGGCGGGATGCACCCCTTCACGGTGCAGGGGCTGCGGCGCGCACTGGTGGACCCGCCCGCGCCCTTCGATCTGGAGGCCGCCCCCGAGTGGACGCAGGGCGGCCCCGACTGGGCCGACGAGGCCGCGCAGGAAGTCCCGCGCACCTTCCGCCCCGGCGACGGCTGGGTGTGGCTCCAGGGTGAGGCGCCCGCGCAGGGGCACCTGCTGGGCGGCTGCCTGGAGGTGCTGGACATGCTGAACGGCACGCCCGGCTGGCCGGAACCGGCCCTGTGGCGCGGCGCGGTCCTGGCACTGGAAACCAGCAACGACGTGCCGCCCCCGCATCAGGTGGGGTACTGGCTGCGCAACTACGCCGCGCAGGGCATCCTGGCGGGCGCCGCCGGGCTGATCCTGGCCCGCCCCCGCACCTACACGCCCGCGATGGTCGAGGACCTGCACGGCTGGGTGCGCCGCGTGCTGAATGAAACGGGCCGCGCGGACATGCCGGTCGTGGCGAACGTGGATTTCGGGCACACCAGCCCGCAACTCACGCTGCCGTTGGGCGCACCGGCCCGGCTGGACCCGCAGGCGGGCCGCGTGACCGTCTGGCCCTGA
- a CDS encoding metallophosphoesterase family protein: MGGVRLLLLSDIHANHTALQAVLNDAEKRRYDQVIHLGDALGYGPHPREVLDALRELDAVCVLGNHDDMLLQYADGRRETKDSIVSMALMWQLSRLSERDVAWVRLWRDGIDDPHVGARYRHGTPVSLDDYTDSVPAAREAFGHWQGRLGFVGHTHVPAVYATLNSPVGDWIKAQHFTDGGSYMVPPSTRVILNPGSVGQPRDGNPQASYAVFDTTRAHFEVFRVPYDIERAQEAALEAGLPQVLAARLAIGK; this comes from the coding sequence ATCGGCGGCGTGCGGCTCCTGCTGCTGTCTGACATTCACGCGAACCACACCGCCCTCCAGGCGGTCCTGAACGACGCCGAGAAACGCCGGTACGATCAGGTCATCCACCTTGGCGACGCGCTCGGCTACGGCCCGCACCCCCGCGAGGTTCTCGACGCGCTGCGCGAACTGGACGCCGTGTGCGTCCTGGGCAACCACGACGACATGCTGCTGCAGTACGCCGACGGCCGCCGCGAGACGAAAGACTCGATCGTGTCCATGGCGCTGATGTGGCAACTCTCGCGCCTGTCCGAGCGGGACGTGGCCTGGGTGCGCCTGTGGCGCGACGGGATCGACGACCCGCACGTCGGCGCGCGTTACCGGCACGGCACGCCCGTCAGCCTGGACGACTACACCGATTCCGTGCCCGCCGCCCGCGAGGCCTTCGGGCACTGGCAGGGCCGCCTGGGCTTCGTGGGGCACACGCACGTCCCGGCGGTGTACGCCACGCTGAACTCGCCGGTGGGGGACTGGATCAAGGCGCAGCACTTCACGGACGGCGGCAGTTACATGGTGCCGCCCAGCACCCGCGTGATCCTGAATCCGGGCAGCGTGGGGCAGCCGCGCGACGGGAACCCCCAGGCCAGCTACGCGGTGTTCGACACGACCCGCGCGCACTTCGAGGTCTTCCGCGTGCCCTACGACATCGAACGCGCGCAGGAGGCGGCGCTGGAGGCGGGGCTGCCGCAGGTGCTCGCCGCGCGCCTCGCCATCGGCAAGTGA
- a CDS encoding DNA polymerase III subunit delta', which produces MTAPTLAGAADLHGPLLEQTGAFQGNALLLTGPARVGKLDVAWAVAAQHNCSGSRGPYGEACGTCPSCRALAAGGHPDVLLVEPRATTTTGKTARRKLIPIGAVLSGRDKAREYETHVFEFLEVRPTFARRVVIVAGAEYLGAEAANALLKLVEEPPHRALFVFLAEDRRSVLPTIVSRSARLSVTPAPDRALQRALERAGHAPDPDLIAFAAGRAGVLGDPAKVSAALGDARDLTDALGEGLLAALQAAEALEKRFDPGWHPEALRFVWRTLPPHQRARADSALSALQEALEAYASPSLSFQVFALALRDALGHA; this is translated from the coding sequence GTGACGGCCCCGACGCTGGCGGGCGCGGCCGACCTGCACGGCCCGCTGCTCGAGCAGACCGGCGCGTTCCAGGGCAACGCCCTGCTGCTGACCGGCCCGGCCCGCGTGGGCAAACTGGACGTCGCCTGGGCCGTCGCGGCGCAGCACAACTGCTCGGGCAGCCGCGGCCCCTACGGCGAGGCCTGCGGCACCTGCCCGTCCTGCCGCGCCCTGGCCGCCGGGGGGCACCCGGACGTGCTGCTGGTCGAGCCGCGCGCCACGACCACCACCGGCAAGACCGCGCGGCGCAAACTGATTCCCATCGGCGCGGTCCTGTCGGGGCGCGACAAGGCCCGCGAGTACGAGACGCACGTCTTCGAGTTCCTGGAGGTGCGGCCCACCTTCGCGCGGCGCGTGGTGATCGTCGCCGGCGCCGAGTACCTGGGCGCGGAGGCCGCGAACGCCCTGCTGAAACTGGTCGAGGAACCCCCGCACCGCGCGCTGTTCGTCTTCCTGGCCGAGGACCGCCGCTCGGTCCTGCCGACCATCGTGAGCCGCAGCGCCCGCCTGAGCGTCACGCCCGCCCCGGACCGCGCGCTGCAGCGGGCACTGGAGCGCGCCGGTCACGCCCCGGACCCGGACCTGATCGCGTTCGCCGCCGGGCGCGCCGGGGTGCTGGGCGACCCCGCCAAGGTCAGCGCCGCGCTGGGGGACGCCCGCGACCTCACGGACGCGCTGGGCGAGGGCCTGCTGGCCGCGTTGCAGGCGGCCGAGGCGCTCGAGAAACGCTTCGATCCCGGCTGGCACCCGGAGGCGCTGCGTTTCGTGTGGCGCACCCTGCCGCCGCACCAGCGCGCCCGCGCGGACAGCGCCCTGAGCGCCCTGCAGGAGGCGCTCGAAGCGTACGCCAGCCCCAGCCTGAGCTTCCAGGTGTTCGCGCTGGCGCTGCGCGACGCGCTCGGGCACGCCTGA
- a CDS encoding MBL fold metallo-hydrolase, which yields MTAPFTHGPLRVWSLPTGPIQENAVLIAGEQDQGFLIDPGDDAARIAALVAGSGVTVTGILLTHAHFDHIGAVQPLREQLGVPVWLHPDDRELYALGAQSAARWNLPFTQPAPPDHDIAGGQTFTAGDLTLTARHLPGHAPGHVVFVAPGVVIAGDTLFQGGIGRTDLPGGNHPQLLAGIRTQLLTLPDDTAVYPGHGPRTSVGHERRSNPFL from the coding sequence ATGACTGCTCCCTTCACGCACGGCCCGCTGCGCGTCTGGTCGCTGCCCACCGGCCCCATCCAGGAGAACGCCGTGCTGATCGCGGGCGAGCAGGACCAGGGCTTCCTGATCGATCCGGGCGACGACGCCGCCCGCATTGCCGCGCTCGTCGCCGGGAGCGGCGTGACCGTCACGGGCATCCTGCTGACGCACGCGCACTTCGATCACATCGGGGCGGTGCAGCCGCTGCGCGAGCAGCTGGGCGTGCCGGTGTGGCTGCACCCGGACGACCGGGAGCTGTACGCGCTGGGCGCGCAGAGTGCCGCCCGCTGGAACCTGCCGTTCACGCAGCCCGCCCCGCCAGACCACGACATCGCCGGCGGGCAGACCTTCACGGCGGGCGACCTGACCCTCACGGCGCGGCACCTGCCGGGGCACGCGCCGGGGCACGTGGTGTTCGTGGCGCCCGGCGTGGTGATCGCCGGGGACACCCTGTTCCAGGGCGGGATCGGGCGCACCGACCTGCCCGGCGGGAACCATCCGCAGCTGCTGGCCGGGATCCGCACGCAGCTGCTGACCCTCCCGGACGACACGGCCGTGTACCCCGGTCACGGCCCCCGCACCAGCGTCGGGCACGAGCGGCGCAGCAACCCCTTCCTGTGA
- a CDS encoding DUF2270 domain-containing protein, with translation MPGSGGGPGAAVTAGLTDVSYSTNAANALIHLYRAEVGKMTAYRQRLDMTTNWSVVTTAGLASFALGDATNSHATFLFAMFMNYFFLRLEARRFRTFEIAHHRVRIMERFFYPAMLGDRVDPGWHQLLLAELSKPRSPMTRADALGWRLNRNYLWIYTAVLVAWLAKLDLAQPKGWVLEFPAAFSLADIGNFPGWLVFLMVGGFYAYLIWLAARAARTYPLEEG, from the coding sequence ATGCCCGGCAGTGGCGGCGGTCCCGGCGCGGCCGTCACGGCGGGCCTGACGGACGTGAGTTACAGCACGAACGCGGCGAACGCCCTGATTCACCTGTACCGCGCCGAGGTCGGCAAGATGACCGCCTACCGCCAGCGGCTGGACATGACCACCAACTGGTCGGTCGTCACGACCGCCGGTCTGGCGTCGTTCGCGCTGGGGGACGCCACGAACAGCCATGCGACGTTCCTGTTCGCCATGTTCATGAACTACTTCTTCCTGCGCCTCGAGGCGCGGCGGTTCCGGACCTTCGAGATCGCGCACCACCGCGTGCGGATCATGGAGCGGTTCTTCTACCCGGCCATGCTGGGCGACCGCGTGGACCCCGGCTGGCACCAGCTGCTGCTGGCCGAACTGAGCAAACCGCGCAGCCCCATGACCCGCGCCGATGCGCTCGGCTGGCGCCTGAACCGCAACTACCTGTGGATCTACACGGCCGTGCTGGTGGCGTGGCTGGCGAAACTGGACCTCGCGCAGCCCAAGGGATGGGTGCTGGAATTCCCGGCGGCGTTCTCGTTGGCCGATATCGGGAACTTTCCCGGCTGGCTGGTCTTCCTGATGGTGGGCGGCTTCTACGCCTACCTGATCTGGCTGGCGGCCCGCGCCGCCCGCACCTACCCCCTGGAGGAAGGCTGA
- a CDS encoding CDP-alcohol phosphatidyltransferase family protein encodes MDPLARLNVDPAHVVLLHTALGLYAALLIHRGERLRPAVLLQVKTVLDGLDGQLARATGRTTETGRYLDTEMDLVVDLALNVAVSGAAGVPATLLQSLIMTVDYLWEREFREARGEVFRDPPAQAGDNPHVLAALKGVYAAYFAPQERTLGALFERRLARLTGGAPTPADRVAYTPRAANVVTANLGLSTQLLLLGACVLAGRPRLYTRSLPVQALLLAGVQLWREDRVRQSRATRSGDTGSGGDAAQPSSRG; translated from the coding sequence GTGGACCCGCTGGCCCGCCTGAACGTGGACCCGGCACACGTGGTGCTGCTGCACACGGCGCTGGGCCTGTACGCCGCGCTGCTGATTCACCGGGGCGAGCGCCTGCGGCCCGCCGTGCTGCTGCAGGTCAAGACCGTGCTGGACGGACTGGACGGCCAGCTGGCCCGCGCGACCGGCCGCACCACCGAGACCGGCCGCTACCTGGACACCGAGATGGACCTGGTCGTGGATCTGGCGCTGAACGTGGCGGTCAGCGGCGCGGCGGGCGTGCCGGCCACGCTGCTGCAGAGCCTTATCATGACCGTGGATTACCTGTGGGAACGCGAGTTCCGTGAGGCGCGCGGCGAGGTGTTCCGTGACCCGCCCGCGCAGGCCGGGGACAACCCCCATGTGCTGGCGGCCCTGAAGGGGGTGTATGCCGCCTACTTCGCGCCGCAGGAACGGACGCTGGGGGCGCTGTTCGAGCGGCGTCTCGCGCGCCTGACGGGCGGGGCACCGACGCCCGCCGACCGGGTCGCGTACACGCCACGCGCCGCGAACGTCGTGACTGCCAACCTGGGGCTGTCCACGCAACTGCTGCTGCTGGGGGCGTGCGTGCTGGCCGGGCGACCGCGCCTGTACACCCGCAGCCTGCCGGTGCAGGCGCTGCTGCTGGCGGGCGTGCAGTTGTGGCGCGAGGACCGGGTGCGCCAGTCGCGGGCCACCCGGTCAGGCGATACCGGGTCAGGCGGGGACGCCGCTCAGCCTTCCTCCAGGGGGTAG
- a CDS encoding YqhA family protein → MIGRTRFVVLIAVIAVLLVSFSLFLQGTLLALYTIWDSWRDTLTQGIANQDGDIAVEFLEIVSTMLKAVVFYLIGVGLYSLFITPLNLTSALGVESLADLEQKVVSVIIVILGVTFLEHFVRWEKPLDTLYFAGALALAGGALVFFQRVHRGNGGDLQQPQAKLRARQDLFEHHTEQRHIEDHDVELAEQATVAKQEGKVDAGEGSG, encoded by the coding sequence CTGATCGGCCGCACCCGCTTCGTGGTGCTGATCGCGGTGATCGCCGTGCTGCTGGTGTCGTTCAGCCTGTTCCTTCAGGGCACGCTGCTGGCGCTGTACACCATCTGGGACTCGTGGCGCGACACGCTGACGCAGGGCATTGCCAACCAGGACGGCGACATCGCCGTGGAATTCCTGGAGATCGTCAGCACCATGCTCAAGGCCGTGGTGTTCTACCTGATCGGGGTGGGCCTGTACTCGCTGTTCATCACGCCGCTGAACCTGACCTCGGCGCTGGGCGTCGAGAGCCTCGCGGATCTGGAGCAGAAGGTGGTGTCGGTGATCATCGTGATCCTGGGCGTCACGTTCCTGGAGCATTTCGTGCGCTGGGAGAAACCGCTGGACACCCTGTACTTCGCGGGCGCGCTGGCCCTGGCGGGCGGGGCGCTGGTGTTCTTTCAGCGGGTCCACCGGGGCAACGGCGGCGACCTTCAGCAGCCGCAGGCGAAACTGCGCGCCCGGCAGGACCTGTTCGAGCACCACACCGAGCAGCGGCACATCGAGGACCATGACGTGGAACTGGCCGAGCAGGCCACCGTCGCCAAGCAGGAAGGCAAGGTCGACGCCGGGGAGGGCAGCGGCTGA
- a CDS encoding APH(3') family aminoglycoside O-phosphotransferase, with protein sequence MSAPDRPTLPDALKRVLPAARWERVSGGQSGAQVWKSSRFVLKVQTRSPHATGLQQERERLRWLHGRLPAPQVVAFEIEGDREFLAMTRLRGIPMSHPDARLHPERVVTLLARALRELHALPIRDCPFRQTLDVTLPLARERVQAGLIDSRDFDDDHAGRSPVSVFNELARTRPAHEDLVVTHGDATLDNLILNGELLEGLIDVGRLGIADRHADLALAARSVRSELGERYARMFLDLYGRALVDDTKLAYYRLHDELF encoded by the coding sequence GTGAGTGCGCCCGACCGCCCGACCCTGCCCGACGCCCTGAAACGCGTGCTGCCCGCCGCCCGCTGGGAACGCGTGAGCGGCGGCCAGAGCGGCGCGCAGGTCTGGAAATCCTCACGGTTCGTGCTGAAGGTCCAGACCCGCTCGCCGCACGCGACAGGGCTGCAACAGGAACGCGAGCGGCTGCGCTGGCTGCACGGACGCCTCCCCGCGCCGCAGGTCGTGGCCTTCGAGATCGAGGGCGACCGGGAATTCCTGGCCATGACCCGCCTGCGCGGCATTCCCATGAGCCACCCGGACGCGCGGCTGCACCCCGAACGGGTCGTGACCCTGCTGGCCCGCGCGCTGCGCGAACTGCACGCCCTGCCCATCCGGGACTGCCCGTTCCGGCAGACGCTGGACGTGACCCTGCCCCTGGCCCGCGAGCGCGTGCAGGCCGGACTGATCGACAGCCGCGACTTCGACGACGACCACGCCGGACGCAGCCCGGTCAGCGTCTTCAACGAACTGGCCCGCACCCGCCCCGCCCACGAGGACCTGGTGGTCACGCACGGGGACGCCACCCTGGACAACCTGATCCTGAACGGCGAGCTGCTGGAGGGCCTGATCGACGTGGGCCGCCTCGGCATCGCCGACCGCCACGCCGATCTGGCACTGGCCGCGCGCAGTGTGCGCAGCGAACTGGGTGAACGCTACGCCAGGATGTTTCTCGACCTGTACGGCCGTGCCCTGGTGGACGACACGAAACTCGCTTACTACCGCCTGCACGACGAACTGTTCTGA
- a CDS encoding helix-turn-helix domain-containing protein, protein MNDTNIPTDEVLTLEELAAYLKVSETTAYTLVRGGEIPGRKVGREWRFLKARVTHWLMQAGTEEDMNKTGFVQRDELGGEFRQEGGQEYVALWLPITREEKAAQIEKATRDGVNVSELVADYLRSWAKA, encoded by the coding sequence ATGAACGACACGAACATCCCCACGGACGAGGTCCTGACCCTGGAGGAACTGGCCGCCTACCTGAAGGTCAGCGAGACCACCGCCTACACCCTGGTGCGGGGCGGTGAGATCCCGGGCCGCAAGGTCGGCCGGGAGTGGCGTTTCCTGAAAGCCCGCGTGACCCACTGGCTGATGCAGGCCGGAACGGAGGAAGACATGAACAAGACTGGATTCGTGCAGCGCGATGAACTGGGCGGGGAATTCAGGCAGGAAGGCGGCCAGGAGTACGTGGCCCTCTGGCTCCCCATCACCCGCGAGGAGAAGGCCGCGCAGATCGAGAAGGCCACCCGCGACGGCGTGAACGTCAGCGAACTCGTCGCCGATTACCTGCGCAGCTGGGCGAAGGCGTAA
- a CDS encoding MMPL family transporter, with protein MRTLGRLVSHHPWAVLIAWLIAAALSVPFAARAPAALNADPASGLTTSESTLVTDALRDRFGETDTNTVILVTRSAPALGTPDGDAAYQRFLDGLDDVPGVTRVTAAQGSGPYRTRSEDGTLALTLAQIPLLDGASDALRRVREYAATQDSPALDIRVTGGQAIADDFTYYAESDTKRSELVALPLIGALLLVVFGALVATGLPLAVGVLSISVAMAALYGLTHLMPVSTFAQSVITMLGLGAGIDYALLMVNRFREELTRTPDPRRAADRTVQTAGRSVAFSGLTVAIAMAGLILPPIAFVRSIGIGGVLAVLLTVLASLTALPAMLALLGDRVNSPRLLNFTWAQSGAASAGWTAFARRVTARPWAAVLGSAALLLLLAAPALNIRTGYAGAWGLTPGVESRDALKDVETLGAGGLLSQFEVILDLKGERYGPDDRAPFQALVTDLRALPGVQGVLSPFLTPQDLQAAGGDNADALAAVSALTTRSFSRDRTLLRVTVVPDRNLPARDIPAFERQIRETIQASGYTYLLGGAPVGGEEFSRAITGSLPTVILAVFTGTFLLLMVAFRSILIPLKSILMNALTVGAAVGVVTLIVQDGFLAGPLGIPADVGVLDASLPVLLFAIMFGLSMDYEIFLLSRVQEEYLAGHTNDEAVVRAVGHTARIITSAAIIMFIVFAAFTFGRVVASKSIGLGLAVAVALDATLVRLVLVPAFLKLAGRWNWWLPAWLDKRLPRIRLEH; from the coding sequence ATGCGGACCCTCGGCCGACTCGTCTCCCACCACCCCTGGGCCGTCCTGATCGCGTGGCTGATCGCCGCCGCACTCAGCGTGCCCTTCGCCGCCCGCGCCCCCGCCGCCCTGAACGCCGACCCGGCCAGCGGCCTGACCACCTCCGAATCCACGCTGGTCACCGACGCCCTGCGCGACCGCTTCGGCGAGACCGACACCAACACCGTCATCCTGGTCACCCGCAGCGCCCCGGCCCTCGGCACCCCCGACGGCGACGCCGCCTACCAGCGCTTCCTGGACGGCCTGGACGACGTGCCCGGCGTCACCCGCGTCACCGCCGCGCAGGGCAGCGGCCCCTACCGCACCCGCTCCGAGGACGGCACCCTGGCCCTGACGCTCGCCCAGATCCCCCTGCTCGACGGCGCCAGCGACGCCCTGCGCCGCGTGCGCGAGTACGCCGCCACGCAGGACAGCCCCGCCCTGGACATCCGCGTGACCGGCGGACAGGCCATCGCCGACGACTTCACCTACTACGCCGAGAGCGACACCAAACGCAGCGAACTCGTCGCCCTGCCCCTGATCGGCGCGCTGCTGCTCGTGGTGTTCGGCGCGCTCGTCGCCACCGGCCTGCCACTCGCCGTCGGCGTCCTCAGCATCAGCGTCGCCATGGCCGCCCTGTACGGCCTGACCCACCTGATGCCCGTCAGCACCTTCGCGCAGAGCGTCATCACCATGCTCGGCCTGGGCGCCGGCATCGACTACGCCCTGCTGATGGTCAACCGCTTCCGCGAGGAACTGACCCGCACCCCCGACCCGCGCCGCGCCGCCGACCGCACCGTCCAGACCGCCGGCCGCAGCGTCGCCTTCAGCGGCCTGACCGTCGCCATCGCCATGGCCGGCCTGATCCTCCCGCCCATCGCCTTCGTGCGCTCCATCGGCATCGGCGGCGTCCTGGCCGTCCTGCTCACCGTGCTCGCCAGCCTCACCGCGCTGCCCGCCATGCTGGCCCTGCTCGGCGACCGCGTGAACAGCCCCCGCCTCCTGAACTTCACCTGGGCGCAGAGCGGCGCCGCCTCGGCCGGCTGGACCGCCTTCGCGCGGCGCGTCACCGCCCGCCCCTGGGCCGCCGTACTCGGCAGCGCCGCCCTGCTGCTGCTGCTCGCCGCCCCCGCCCTGAACATCCGCACCGGGTACGCCGGCGCGTGGGGCCTGACCCCCGGCGTGGAAAGCCGCGACGCCCTGAAAGACGTCGAGACCCTCGGTGCCGGCGGCCTGCTCAGCCAGTTCGAGGTCATCCTCGACCTGAAAGGAGAGCGCTACGGCCCCGACGACCGCGCGCCCTTCCAGGCCCTCGTGACCGACCTGCGCGCCCTGCCCGGCGTTCAGGGCGTCCTGAGCCCCTTCCTGACCCCGCAGGACCTCCAGGCGGCCGGTGGCGACAACGCCGACGCCCTCGCCGCCGTCAGCGCCCTCACCACCCGCTCGTTCAGCCGCGACCGCACCCTGCTGCGCGTCACCGTCGTCCCCGACCGCAACCTCCCCGCCCGCGACATCCCCGCCTTCGAGCGGCAGATCCGCGAGACCATCCAGGCCAGCGGCTACACCTACCTGCTCGGCGGCGCCCCCGTCGGCGGCGAGGAATTCAGCCGCGCCATCACCGGCTCCCTGCCCACCGTCATCCTGGCCGTGTTCACTGGCACCTTCCTGCTGCTGATGGTCGCCTTCCGCAGCATCCTGATCCCCCTGAAAAGCATCCTCATGAATGCCCTGACCGTCGGGGCAGCCGTCGGCGTCGTCACCCTGATCGTCCAGGACGGCTTCCTGGCCGGCCCGCTCGGCATTCCCGCCGACGTCGGCGTGCTCGACGCCAGCCTCCCGGTGCTGCTGTTCGCCATCATGTTCGGCCTCAGCATGGACTACGAGATCTTCCTGCTCTCCCGCGTCCAGGAGGAATACCTCGCCGGACACACCAACGACGAGGCTGTCGTCCGCGCCGTCGGCCACACCGCCCGCATCATCACCTCGGCGGCCATCATCATGTTCATCGTCTTCGCCGCCTTCACCTTCGGCCGCGTCGTCGCCAGCAAGAGCATCGGCCTGGGCCTCGCCGTCGCCGTCGCCCTCGACGCCACCCTCGTGCGCCTCGTGCTGGTGCCCGCCTTCCTCAAACTCGCCGGACGCTGGAACTGGTGGCTGCCCGCCTGGCTCGACAAACGCCTGCCCCGCATCCGCCTCGAACACTGA
- a CDS encoding DedA family protein, whose product MAEWVQGLMDSMGYVGILLLMVLENVFPPIPSELIMPSAGFAAARGDMNLAVVILMGTLGSVIGTLPLYYVGRAFGEERLVAWADKHGKWLTLRGKDIRKADDWFDRHGPKAVLFGRMVPGIRSLLSLPAGMSEMPMGTFLLFSAIGSALWSALLAGAGFALGENYDRVEQYVGPASKIILGLLAVAAVAWFLRRKREQEHAEV is encoded by the coding sequence ATGGCCGAGTGGGTACAGGGATTGATGGACAGCATGGGGTACGTGGGGATTCTGCTTCTAATGGTGCTGGAGAACGTGTTTCCGCCGATTCCGAGTGAGCTGATCATGCCGTCGGCGGGGTTCGCGGCGGCGCGTGGGGATATGAATCTGGCGGTGGTGATCCTGATGGGGACGCTGGGGAGTGTGATCGGGACGTTGCCGCTGTATTACGTGGGGCGGGCGTTTGGTGAGGAGCGTCTGGTGGCGTGGGCGGATAAGCATGGGAAGTGGTTGACGTTGCGTGGGAAGGACATCCGGAAGGCGGATGATTGGTTTGATCGGCATGGGCCGAAGGCGGTGTTGTTCGGGCGGATGGTGCCGGGCATCCGGTCGCTGCTGAGTCTGCCGGCGGGGATGAGTGAGATGCCGATGGGGACGTTCCTGCTGTTCAGTGCGATCGGTTCGGCGTTGTGGTCGGCGTTGCTGGCGGGGGCGGGGTTCGCGCTGGGTGAGAATTACGACCGGGTGGAGCAGTATGTGGGGCCGGCCAGCAAGATCATTCTGGGTCTGCTGGCGGTGGCGGCGGTGGCGTGGTTCCTGCGCCGCAAGCGCGAGCAGGAGCACGCCGAGGTGTGA
- a CDS encoding HAD family hydrolase yields the protein MHPIQAVIFDFDGTILDTETHEFRRWQALYRDHNRELPLQEWQRGIGTWDAFDPWAGLPDHVQQNRQAIHAQLLETIHADIQAADLRPGVRNVLNAIRPAGLRLALATSSDRAWVTRWLEQHDLLGHFETLATRDDVTRVKPDPELYTLAVHRLGLKPHQCLAVEDSLNGATAAAAAGLHVVVVPNEVTRTQAFLPEWGRVDGYEGGLESLLATVRN from the coding sequence ATGCACCCCATCCAGGCCGTAATCTTCGACTTCGACGGCACCATCCTCGACACCGAAACCCACGAATTCCGCCGCTGGCAGGCCCTCTACCGCGACCACAACCGCGAACTCCCCCTTCAAGAATGGCAACGCGGCATCGGCACCTGGGACGCCTTCGACCCCTGGGCCGGCCTCCCCGACCACGTCCAGCAAAACCGTCAGGCCATCCACGCCCAACTCCTCGAAACCATCCACGCCGACATCCAGGCCGCCGACCTCCGCCCCGGCGTCCGAAACGTCCTGAACGCCATCCGACCCGCCGGCCTCCGCCTCGCCCTCGCCACCAGCAGCGACCGCGCCTGGGTCACCCGCTGGCTCGAACAACACGACCTCCTCGGCCACTTCGAAACCCTCGCCACCCGCGACGACGTCACCCGCGTCAAACCCGACCCCGAGCTCTACACCCTCGCCGTCCACCGACTCGGCCTGAAACCCCACCAGTGCCTCGCCGTCGAAGACAGCCTCAACGGAGCCACCGCCGCCGCCGCCGCCGGACTGCACGTCGTCGTCGTTCCCAACGAAGTCACCCGCACCCAGGCGTTCCTGCCCGAATGGGGGCGGGTCGACGGGTACGAGGGGGGGCTAGAATCTCTGCTGGCGACTGTTCGGAATTGA